The proteins below come from a single Micropterus dolomieu isolate WLL.071019.BEF.003 ecotype Adirondacks linkage group LG05, ASM2129224v1, whole genome shotgun sequence genomic window:
- the LOC123971769 gene encoding interferon regulatory factor 4-like isoform X1, producing MNQELDYGGSGSSGNGKLRQWLIDQVDSGKYPGLVWENDEKSIFRIPWKHAGKQDYNRDEDAALFKAWALFKGKFREGIDKPDPPTWKTRLRCALNKSNDFEELVERSQLDISDPYKVYRIIPEGAKKSQSHLKLLICQTTQVDTVAQRPRQEDSPLSPMSYQVHPSYPALQTQMPQYMPTPECGWRDYCQEQASLPELPFTQCPCPPRSLPWQGPSMENGYQLRASIYSYGPADSQPSPFTLDASIRSAEALSDIRLHVSVYFRDTLVRDVTISSPEGCHITPCSTDEKHFLPGVPEVVPLPVDSLSGQRRSEECPPSPSSNLERGVLLWMGPDGLYARRLCQSRVYWQGGLSQYGDKPNKLEREVTCKLLHTQDYLTEIQSYGLHGRPPPRLQVLLSFGDECLDPQRQRRTLTVQVEPLFDRQLLYYAQQMGGHYYRSYEHPGVTDHINTSEDYQRAITHHHSSSLQE from the exons ATGAACCAAGAGTTGGATTACGGAGGCTCCGGGAGCAGCGGTAACGGAAAGCTGCGCCAGTGGCTGATCGATCAGGTGGACAGCGGCAAATATCCCGGTCTGGTGTGGGAAAACGACGAGAAGAGCATCTTCAGGATACCGTGGAAACACGCCGGGAAACAGGACTACAACCGGGATGAGGATGCCGCGCTTTTCAAG GCCTGGGCGTTGTTTAAAGGCAAGTTTCGGGAGGGGATCGACAAGCCGGACCCGCCGACTTGGAAGACTCGCCTCCGCTGCGCCCTCAACAAGAGCAATGACTTTGAGGAACTTGTGGAGAGAAGCCAGTTGGACATCTCAGACCCTTACAAAGTCTACCGCATCATCCCCGAGGGCGCCAAGAAAAGTCAGTCCCACCTCAAACTCCTCATATGTCAAACAACGCAGGTTGATACTGTGGCACAGC GACCCCGACAAGAAGACAGTCCCCTCAGTCCAATGAGCTATCAGGTGCACCCCTCCTATCCTGCCCTGCAGACCCAG ATGCCACAGTACATGCCCACACCAGAATGTGGCTGGAGAGATTACTGTCAGGAACAGGCCTCCCTGCCTGAGCTGCCCTTCACTCAGTGTCCCTGTCCCCCCCGCAGCCTGCCATGGCAGGGCCCGTCCATGGAGAATg GATATCAGCTCAGAGCCTCAATTTACTCGTATGGTCCTGCTGATAGCCAGCCGTCGCCGTTTACACTGGACGCCAGCATCAGATCAGCAGAGGCGCtctcag ACATCCGCCTGCACGTGTCTGTATATTTCCGGGACACTCTGGTGAGGGATGTGACCATCTCCAGTCCGGAGGGGTGCCACATCACTCCGTGCTCCACAGATGAAAAGCACTTTCTGCCTGGAGTTCCTGAGGTGGTCCCCCTGCCTGTGGACAGTCTCTCAGGGCAGAGGAGGTCAGAGGAGTGTCCACCGAGTCCCTCGTCAAACCTGGAGAGGGGAGTGTTACTGTGGATGGGCCCAGACGGACTCTACGCTCGGAGGCTGTGCCAGAGCAGAGTGTACTGGCAGGGAGGACTGTCCCAGTACGGAGACAAGCCCAACAAACTGGAGAGAGAGGTCACCTGTAAACTCCTCCACACACAGGACTACCTTACAG AGATCCAGAGCTACGGGCTCCATGGTCGACCGCCTCCTCGTTTACAGGTCCTGCTGAGTTTTGGAGATGAGTGTCTGGACCCGCAGAGACAAAGACGGACCCTCACTGTCCAG GTGGAGCCGCTGTTTGACAGGCAGCTCCTGTACTACGCCCAGCAGATGGGTGGCCACTACTACCGCAGCTACGAGCACCCAGGAGTCACGGATCACATAAACACCTCTGAGGACTACCAGAGGGCCATCACACATCACCACAGCAGCAGCCTGCAGGAGTGA
- the LOC123971769 gene encoding interferon regulatory factor 4-like isoform X2 — protein MNQELDYGGSGSSGNGKLRQWLIDQVDSGKYPGLVWENDEKSIFRIPWKHAGKQDYNRDEDAALFKAWALFKGKFREGIDKPDPPTWKTRLRCALNKSNDFEELVERSQLDISDPYKVYRIIPEGAKKRPRQEDSPLSPMSYQVHPSYPALQTQMPQYMPTPECGWRDYCQEQASLPELPFTQCPCPPRSLPWQGPSMENGYQLRASIYSYGPADSQPSPFTLDASIRSAEALSDIRLHVSVYFRDTLVRDVTISSPEGCHITPCSTDEKHFLPGVPEVVPLPVDSLSGQRRSEECPPSPSSNLERGVLLWMGPDGLYARRLCQSRVYWQGGLSQYGDKPNKLEREVTCKLLHTQDYLTEIQSYGLHGRPPPRLQVLLSFGDECLDPQRQRRTLTVQVEPLFDRQLLYYAQQMGGHYYRSYEHPGVTDHINTSEDYQRAITHHHSSSLQE, from the exons ATGAACCAAGAGTTGGATTACGGAGGCTCCGGGAGCAGCGGTAACGGAAAGCTGCGCCAGTGGCTGATCGATCAGGTGGACAGCGGCAAATATCCCGGTCTGGTGTGGGAAAACGACGAGAAGAGCATCTTCAGGATACCGTGGAAACACGCCGGGAAACAGGACTACAACCGGGATGAGGATGCCGCGCTTTTCAAG GCCTGGGCGTTGTTTAAAGGCAAGTTTCGGGAGGGGATCGACAAGCCGGACCCGCCGACTTGGAAGACTCGCCTCCGCTGCGCCCTCAACAAGAGCAATGACTTTGAGGAACTTGTGGAGAGAAGCCAGTTGGACATCTCAGACCCTTACAAAGTCTACCGCATCATCCCCGAGGGCGCCAAGAAAA GACCCCGACAAGAAGACAGTCCCCTCAGTCCAATGAGCTATCAGGTGCACCCCTCCTATCCTGCCCTGCAGACCCAG ATGCCACAGTACATGCCCACACCAGAATGTGGCTGGAGAGATTACTGTCAGGAACAGGCCTCCCTGCCTGAGCTGCCCTTCACTCAGTGTCCCTGTCCCCCCCGCAGCCTGCCATGGCAGGGCCCGTCCATGGAGAATg GATATCAGCTCAGAGCCTCAATTTACTCGTATGGTCCTGCTGATAGCCAGCCGTCGCCGTTTACACTGGACGCCAGCATCAGATCAGCAGAGGCGCtctcag ACATCCGCCTGCACGTGTCTGTATATTTCCGGGACACTCTGGTGAGGGATGTGACCATCTCCAGTCCGGAGGGGTGCCACATCACTCCGTGCTCCACAGATGAAAAGCACTTTCTGCCTGGAGTTCCTGAGGTGGTCCCCCTGCCTGTGGACAGTCTCTCAGGGCAGAGGAGGTCAGAGGAGTGTCCACCGAGTCCCTCGTCAAACCTGGAGAGGGGAGTGTTACTGTGGATGGGCCCAGACGGACTCTACGCTCGGAGGCTGTGCCAGAGCAGAGTGTACTGGCAGGGAGGACTGTCCCAGTACGGAGACAAGCCCAACAAACTGGAGAGAGAGGTCACCTGTAAACTCCTCCACACACAGGACTACCTTACAG AGATCCAGAGCTACGGGCTCCATGGTCGACCGCCTCCTCGTTTACAGGTCCTGCTGAGTTTTGGAGATGAGTGTCTGGACCCGCAGAGACAAAGACGGACCCTCACTGTCCAG GTGGAGCCGCTGTTTGACAGGCAGCTCCTGTACTACGCCCAGCAGATGGGTGGCCACTACTACCGCAGCTACGAGCACCCAGGAGTCACGGATCACATAAACACCTCTGAGGACTACCAGAGGGCCATCACACATCACCACAGCAGCAGCCTGCAGGAGTGA